One window from the genome of Myxococcales bacterium encodes:
- a CDS encoding DMT family transporter encodes MTATPLVPTPASVPAWSHRTAHLMLHLTVLVWGFTAVVGKLIDIPATSLVWYRQILVVGLLGAWFALRQQAISIPRPMAVKLLGIGLLLSAHWVTFYACVKMTTASLAALCIATVPLLTSLLEPLVFGRAVRGREIVIGAIALVAVAALVGNTPAVFGRGQWLGFGVGMASAALAGIFGTLNGHIVRNSDISPLAMTWWELTFGAAWLSLALLVFPSGFVNPEAITTRDWAWLLVLAIGCTILPWMWSLRVLKTLAPYAVALATALEPVYAMVFAYLAFPASERLGTGFYLGTLGLIALIIVHSRFERRSLQ; translated from the coding sequence ATGACCGCAACCCCTCTCGTGCCCACGCCGGCGTCCGTGCCGGCATGGAGCCACCGCACGGCGCACCTCATGCTGCATCTAACGGTGCTGGTATGGGGCTTTACCGCCGTGGTCGGGAAGCTTATCGACATCCCCGCGACCTCGCTCGTATGGTATCGCCAGATCTTAGTCGTCGGCCTCTTGGGCGCGTGGTTCGCCCTTCGTCAGCAGGCCATTTCAATCCCACGGCCGATGGCGGTCAAGCTCCTCGGCATTGGCCTGCTCTTATCCGCACATTGGGTGACGTTTTACGCTTGCGTCAAGATGACGACGGCGTCGCTGGCGGCGCTTTGCATCGCCACGGTGCCGTTGCTCACGTCGCTGTTAGAACCGTTGGTCTTTGGCCGTGCCGTGCGGGGGCGTGAAATTGTTATTGGCGCCATCGCGCTGGTCGCCGTGGCGGCCCTGGTCGGCAATACGCCTGCGGTTTTCGGCCGCGGTCAATGGCTTGGCTTTGGCGTTGGCATGGCCTCGGCGGCGCTCGCCGGTATCTTCGGCACGCTCAATGGCCACATAGTCAGAAATTCAGATATTTCGCCTTTGGCGATGACGTGGTGGGAGCTGACCTTTGGCGCCGCATGGCTGTCGCTTGCCCTGCTCGTTTTTCCATCCGGCTTCGTGAACCCTGAGGCGATTACCACCCGCGATTGGGCGTGGCTGCTCGTGCTCGCGATCGGCTGCACGATCTTGCCGTGGATGTGGAGCCTGCGCGTGCTCAAGACCCTGGCCCCGTATGCCGTTGCCCTCGCTACGGCCCTGGAGCCGGTTTACGCGATGGTGTTCGCGTATCTCGCCTTCCCCGCCAGTGAGCGCCTGGGCACAGGTTTCTATCTCGGTACGCTGGGCCTGATAGCGCTCATTATTGTGCACTCGCGCTTTGAGCGGCGGTCACTGCAGTAG
- a CDS encoding FdhF/YdeP family oxidoreductase, producing MPFHDKPRVAGGLASVAHAMDHIARRAGLRRGTKALLVLNQIGGTDCPGCAWPEPADRSSFEFCENGAKAVAEEAMAARADAAFFAAQPISDLRGWSDFELGAAGRLAQPLVKRAGAGHYTPIAWDDAIGLWASEMRAAGPARTALYTSGRASNEAAFVYQLLGRMLGSNNFPDCSNMCHESSGVALKATVGVGKGTVQLDDFARADLILVIGQNPGTNHPRMLSTLREARAAGATIISVNPLREVGLARFAHPQAPMDILRGGGELATEHIAVAIGGDLALMQGVGKALLARAAAAPDASSVLDHAFIVTHTSDFDDYAAHVATLAWDDLEARSGVPRAAIEQLADRYARAERTIVCWAMGLTQQPHAVATIQEIVNVMLLRGNVGRPGAGLCPVRGHSNVQGDRTMGIDHHLPPFAAAMEAAFGFVAPTAPGLDVVGTIAAGERGELDVIAFLGGNLVSAAPDTDRTAAAMARSKLTVHIATKLNRTQLYPGEVSLILPCLGRTDRDVSSAGEQFVTVEDSMGLVHASRGRLPPPSPALRSEVAMLCALGEALFDDERVPWAAWAQDYGAIRQAIAQIVPGFAGFAETVARGETLQLANAAADRDFHTQTGKARFTCNQGPSLDVAPGHLRLMTIRSHDQFNTTIYGNDDRYRGITDERRVIFMNTYDMAARGLHEGQWVDLTSHFAGQQRTAPRFLIVPYDLPRGAAASYFPEANALVPLESVALGSGTPTSKWIEISLWPSEPRA from the coding sequence ATGCCGTTTCACGACAAACCGCGCGTCGCCGGCGGGCTGGCCTCGGTCGCCCACGCGATGGACCACATCGCACGCCGTGCGGGGTTGCGTCGCGGCACCAAGGCCTTGCTCGTGCTCAACCAAATCGGCGGGACGGATTGCCCCGGCTGCGCCTGGCCCGAGCCCGCCGACCGCTCGAGCTTTGAATTTTGTGAAAACGGTGCCAAGGCAGTGGCCGAAGAAGCGATGGCGGCGCGCGCCGATGCGGCGTTTTTTGCCGCCCAGCCGATCAGCGATCTGCGCGGCTGGAGCGACTTTGAACTCGGCGCGGCCGGCCGGCTCGCGCAGCCGCTGGTCAAGCGCGCCGGCGCGGGCCACTACACGCCCATCGCGTGGGACGACGCAATTGGCCTGTGGGCCAGCGAAATGCGCGCCGCGGGGCCCGCTCGCACCGCGCTGTATACGTCGGGCCGCGCCAGCAACGAGGCGGCGTTTGTCTACCAGCTGCTCGGGCGCATGCTGGGCAGCAACAACTTTCCCGATTGCTCGAACATGTGCCACGAATCGAGCGGGGTCGCGCTCAAGGCCACCGTCGGCGTTGGCAAGGGCACGGTACAGCTCGACGACTTTGCGCGCGCTGACCTAATCTTGGTGATCGGACAAAATCCCGGCACCAACCATCCGCGCATGCTCTCGACATTGCGCGAGGCCCGCGCCGCCGGGGCGACGATCATCAGCGTTAATCCGCTTCGCGAGGTTGGCCTGGCCCGCTTCGCCCATCCGCAAGCGCCGATGGATATCTTGCGCGGCGGCGGCGAACTGGCCACCGAGCACATTGCCGTCGCCATCGGCGGTGATTTGGCACTCATGCAAGGCGTTGGCAAGGCGCTGCTCGCGCGCGCGGCCGCGGCGCCGGACGCGAGCAGCGTGCTCGATCACGCGTTTATCGTCACGCACACCAGCGACTTCGACGACTACGCGGCGCACGTCGCGACGCTAGCGTGGGATGACCTCGAAGCCCGCAGCGGCGTGCCGCGTGCCGCCATCGAACAGCTTGCCGATCGCTACGCCCGTGCCGAGCGCACCATCGTTTGTTGGGCCATGGGGCTCACCCAACAGCCGCACGCCGTCGCCACCATCCAAGAAATCGTCAACGTCATGTTGCTGCGCGGCAATGTCGGACGTCCCGGCGCCGGTCTATGTCCGGTACGCGGACATTCAAATGTGCAGGGCGATCGCACCATGGGCATCGATCACCACCTGCCGCCGTTTGCCGCGGCGATGGAGGCCGCGTTTGGTTTTGTCGCGCCCACCGCGCCGGGGCTCGACGTCGTCGGCACCATCGCCGCCGGCGAGCGCGGCGAGCTCGACGTCATCGCGTTTCTCGGCGGCAACCTGGTTTCGGCCGCGCCCGACACCGACCGCACCGCCGCCGCGATGGCCCGCAGCAAGCTAACCGTGCACATCGCGACCAAGCTCAATCGCACCCAGCTCTATCCCGGCGAGGTCTCGCTCATCTTGCCGTGCCTGGGCCGCACAGATCGCGACGTCAGCAGCGCCGGTGAGCAATTCGTCACCGTTGAAGATTCGATGGGGCTCGTGCATGCCTCGCGCGGTCGGCTGCCGCCCCCAAGCCCCGCGCTGCGCAGCGAGGTTGCCATGCTGTGTGCGCTTGGCGAGGCGTTGTTTGACGATGAGCGCGTGCCATGGGCGGCATGGGCACAAGACTATGGGGCGATTCGCCAGGCCATCGCGCAGATCGTACCGGGCTTCGCCGGCTTTGCCGAAACCGTCGCCCGCGGCGAAACCTTGCAGCTCGCCAATGCGGCCGCGGATCGCGACTTCCACACCCAAACCGGCAAAGCGCGCTTCACCTGCAATCAAGGTCCCAGCCTGGACGTGGCGCCCGGCCACCTTCGACTTATGACCATCCGCTCGCACGATCAATTTAACACGACCATCTACGGCAACGACGACCGTTATCGCGGCATCACCGACGAACGCCGCGTGATATTTATGAATACCTACGACATGGCCGCACGGGGTTTGCACGAAGGCCAGTGGGTCGACCTCACCTCTCACTTTGCGGGTCAGCAGCGCACGGCGCCTCGTTTTTTGATCGTGCCGTATGATTTGCCGCGCGGGGCCGCCGCCAGCTATTTTCCCGAGGCCAACGCGTTGGTGCCGCTTGAAAGCGTCGCGCTTGGCTCGGGCACGCCGACCTCAAAGTGGATCGAGATTTCGCTGTGGCCGAGCGAGCCGAGGGCATGA
- a CDS encoding polyphosphate kinase 2 family protein: MSDLYEFGRSEYRVHPKSFRLRRQPTAPDGNSDKAQNRTDLAALVAELSELQTVLAADNRYGLLLVFQAMDAAGKDGTIRAVLSGVNPAGCEVTSFKAPSTTELDHDYMWRIAQAMPPKGHIGVFNRSHYEEVLAVKVMPQYLAAQRLPRAAAAGNALWKERYQSICDFERHWARNGTVILKFFLNVSKAEQAKRLVERIDDKKANWKFSPVDVEMRKKWGDYMHAYEDALRATSTAYAPWYAIPADSKSYMRKTVAEIVVQTLRGLKLKYPNGTTPKPELHKLRALLA; the protein is encoded by the coding sequence ATGAGCGATTTATATGAGTTCGGACGCAGCGAGTATCGCGTCCATCCCAAGTCGTTTCGGCTGCGCCGCCAACCGACCGCTCCGGATGGCAACAGCGACAAGGCGCAAAACCGCACCGACCTTGCGGCGCTCGTCGCCGAGCTGTCGGAGCTGCAAACCGTGCTGGCGGCGGACAATCGCTACGGCTTGCTGCTGGTGTTTCAAGCCATGGATGCCGCCGGCAAGGACGGCACCATCCGCGCGGTGCTCTCGGGCGTCAATCCCGCGGGCTGCGAGGTTACCTCGTTCAAGGCGCCATCGACGACCGAACTCGATCACGACTACATGTGGCGCATCGCGCAGGCAATGCCGCCCAAGGGGCACATCGGCGTCTTTAATCGCAGTCACTATGAAGAAGTGCTAGCCGTCAAGGTGATGCCGCAGTACCTCGCCGCGCAACGTCTGCCGCGCGCGGCGGCGGCGGGAAACGCGCTGTGGAAGGAGCGCTATCAGTCGATCTGTGACTTCGAGCGCCATTGGGCGCGCAATGGCACGGTGATCCTTAAGTTTTTCCTAAATGTTTCCAAGGCAGAGCAGGCTAAGCGCCTCGTCGAACGCATCGACGATAAGAAGGCCAATTGGAAGTTCTCGCCGGTCGATGTCGAAATGCGCAAGAAGTGGGGCGATTACATGCACGCTTATGAAGACGCCCTGCGCGCGACCTCGACGGCGTATGCGCCGTGGTACGCCATTCCGGCCGATTCCAAGAGTTACATGCGCAAGACCGTCGCGGAGATCGTGGTGCAGACGCTGCGCGGCCTTAAGCTTAAGTATCCCAACGGCACCACGCCCAAGCCCGAGTTGCACAAGCTTCGCGCCTTGCTCGCGTAA